One segment of Microcoleus sp. bin38.metabat.b11b12b14.051 DNA contains the following:
- a CDS encoding SUMF1/EgtB/PvdO family nonheme iron enzyme, which yields MTKSYWNYRICVANYNRVQVQKWNDKYQSLGEPSGIFRYQDKRAEITPMLATARNDELQNSSQTRAIGEVLFEILFDDALLHDFVDFYHRVVQQEKQLLRVELDIDEQGMPEIAALPWEFMCVPTRANLGTIWLGTVSHLAFSRRRSQWIAPPPIQLQKDEKLRIALAISAPEDLSPVAYEPVQEALEKLAIELAERVELLPILKSANPETMNAVLVKKPHILHFIGHGRLVNENNREIGQIAFVDPEFQEARWVDADYFSELFNQHRPGVVMLQACEGGKLSESQAFVGVASRVVQQNISVVVAMQYEVTNSTACRFSRHFYQQLVQGDPVDIAAQYGRRAIALGPMEYRKRDFATPVIFMRVQDGYLFKRDDKSNNSNNLEEFPTQLQVTRQQQKLPIISIPRQGIEGLEEQQNTKLIIPSIPGTQAFKFITVTIDAQGKEINSYLKQTQCLIQDLGNGVMLEMVVIPGGEFLMGSSESKGKRYANERPQHSVTVKPFLMSKTPITQAQWREIACLKYEVNQKLKLRPSNLGGKKHPVTNVSWYDAIEFCDRLSKNTGHEYRLPSEAEWEYACRAGTTTPFHFGETITSNLANYDCGYLYASESKGIYREKTNAVDSFQVANSFGLFDMHGNVLEWCLDLWHESYDGAPTNEDEWLDGSDNQIRVIRGGSWRNEPLLCRSASRWYNNTNKPSQNIGFRIVRSL from the coding sequence ATGACAAAATCTTACTGGAATTATCGCATTTGTGTTGCTAACTACAACCGCGTGCAGGTACAAAAATGGAATGATAAATATCAATCATTAGGTGAACCATCTGGAATATTCCGATATCAAGATAAGCGAGCAGAGATTACACCAATGCTAGCAACTGCACGCAATGATGAGTTGCAGAACTCCAGTCAGACACGAGCGATCGGAGAAGTTTTGTTTGAGATCCTATTTGATGATGCACTGCTCCATGATTTTGTGGATTTTTATCATCGGGTTGTGCAGCAGGAAAAGCAACTGTTGCGAGTAGAATTGGACATTGACGAACAGGGAATGCCTGAGATTGCTGCACTTCCTTGGGAGTTCATGTGCGTGCCTACACGGGCAAATTTAGGCACGATTTGGCTCGGAACGGTTTCACATTTGGCATTCTCTCGCCGTCGATCGCAATGGATTGCACCCCCTCCAATTCAGTTACAAAAAGATGAAAAGCTGAGGATTGCGCTGGCGATTTCTGCACCTGAAGATTTGTCTCCAGTCGCTTACGAACCCGTGCAAGAGGCTTTGGAAAAACTGGCTATCGAACTAGCAGAGCGAGTAGAGTTATTGCCAATCCTCAAGTCAGCCAATCCTGAAACGATGAATGCAGTGTTGGTAAAAAAACCGCATATTCTCCACTTTATCGGTCACGGGCGTTTGGTAAACGAAAATAATCGGGAAATAGGGCAAATTGCGTTCGTTGACCCAGAGTTTCAGGAAGCAAGGTGGGTTGATGCCGATTACTTCAGTGAACTGTTTAATCAACACCGACCTGGTGTAGTGATGCTGCAAGCTTGTGAAGGAGGAAAGTTGTCTGAATCCCAGGCTTTTGTAGGTGTGGCCTCCAGGGTAGTTCAGCAAAATATTTCCGTGGTTGTAGCAATGCAGTATGAAGTGACTAACAGTACAGCCTGTCGATTTTCTCGCCACTTTTATCAACAGTTAGTGCAAGGAGATCCGGTCGATATTGCCGCTCAATATGGACGACGGGCGATCGCTCTGGGCCCAATGGAATATCGGAAACGGGATTTTGCTACCCCTGTCATCTTTATGCGCGTGCAAGATGGCTATCTATTCAAACGTGACGATAAATCGAACAACAGTAACAATCTAGAAGAGTTTCCAACCCAGTTACAAGTCACTAGACAGCAGCAGAAATTACCTATAATTTCTATTCCCAGGCAAGGGATAGAGGGTTTGGAGGAACAACAAAATACCAAGTTGATTATCCCATCAATTCCTGGAACTCAAGCCTTTAAATTTATAACTGTGACAATAGATGCTCAAGGTAAAGAGATTAATAGTTATCTAAAGCAGACTCAATGCCTTATCCAAGATTTAGGGAATGGGGTGATGTTAGAAATGGTTGTTATTCCGGGAGGAGAATTTTTAATGGGTTCATCGGAATCTAAAGGCAAACGATACGCTAATGAAAGACCTCAACATTCAGTTACAGTTAAACCATTTCTGATGAGTAAGACACCAATTACACAAGCACAATGGAGAGAAATTGCTTGTTTAAAATACGAAGTAAATCAAAAGCTCAAACTTCGTCCGTCAAACTTGGGAGGAAAAAAACATCCAGTTACTAACGTTTCTTGGTATGATGCGATTGAGTTTTGCGATCGCTTATCTAAAAACACAGGTCATGAGTATCGTCTTCCTAGCGAAGCAGAATGGGAATACGCCTGTCGTGCTGGAACTACAACCCCTTTTCACTTTGGCGAAACGATTACTAGCAACTTAGCTAATTACGATTGTGGCTATCTCTATGCCTCTGAATCTAAAGGTATTTATCGTGAAAAAACTAATGCAGTAGATAGCTTTCAAGTAGCGAATTCCTTTGGACTATTTGATATGCATGGCAACGTATTGGAATGGTGTTTAGATCTCTGGCATGAAAGTTATGATGGTGCACCTACCAATGAAGATGAATGGCTAGATGGTAGTGATAATCAAATTCGTGTAATCCGTGGTGGTTCGTGGCGCAATGAACCCCTACTATGTCGGTCTGCTAGTCGCTGGTACAATAATACCAACAAACCATCTCAAAATATTGGTTTCAGGATTGTTCGGTCTTTATAG